A genomic window from Natronorubrum aibiense includes:
- a CDS encoding MFS transporter, with protein sequence MSVECVDEGGHQQTRERRRVLVVTSTALFLSVLIWFNYSAVLPQVVDAWGLSGMQAGLVFGAFQVGYLVAIVPAGWLADRYSPRWVIAVGATGTAVPSLAFAVFADGVFLATVLRFCSGLFVAGVYVPGMRFLSDWFPERIRGRALGIYIGTFELGSGLSFVFATAALEVMNWRLAIAATSVGALFVAPLVLASTRDAPDRTHDHRTGFDWALLRNRTYLAAIGIYAWHNWELFGVRSWLLAFLVATPAFVVSDSTLGPGLVVGAMIIAGGVGNVAGGWFSDRIGRPQILAIGLGSSTVLSAVFGLLDNLPTAVLVAVTLVYGLVLALDSAPTSTLVTEVVPDEAVGSALSVQSLVGFSTTIVSPVVFGLALDRGGYAIAFPTLALGALFGLAFVGILSWDVSQQSD encoded by the coding sequence GTGAGCGTCGAATGTGTGGATGAGGGCGGTCACCAGCAGACGCGTGAACGCCGCCGCGTGCTGGTGGTGACGTCGACCGCGCTATTTCTGTCTGTTCTGATCTGGTTTAACTATTCGGCCGTCCTCCCGCAGGTCGTCGACGCGTGGGGACTGAGCGGGATGCAGGCTGGACTCGTTTTCGGCGCCTTTCAAGTTGGCTACCTCGTGGCGATTGTCCCTGCCGGGTGGCTCGCCGATCGGTACTCCCCGCGGTGGGTAATCGCGGTCGGTGCAACTGGCACCGCAGTGCCGAGTCTCGCCTTCGCCGTGTTCGCCGACGGCGTGTTCCTTGCAACGGTGTTGCGGTTTTGCTCGGGGCTGTTCGTGGCGGGCGTCTACGTTCCGGGGATGCGCTTTCTCAGCGACTGGTTTCCGGAACGTATCCGTGGTCGTGCCCTCGGAATATACATCGGCACGTTCGAACTCGGGAGCGGCCTCTCGTTCGTGTTCGCCACGGCAGCCCTCGAGGTAATGAACTGGCGGCTTGCGATTGCCGCGACGAGTGTCGGAGCGCTGTTCGTCGCCCCACTCGTCCTCGCCTCGACACGCGATGCACCGGATCGTACTCACGATCACCGGACTGGCTTCGACTGGGCGCTCCTCCGCAATCGGACGTATCTCGCCGCGATCGGCATCTACGCGTGGCACAACTGGGAACTGTTCGGGGTCCGAAGCTGGTTGCTCGCGTTTCTCGTCGCAACGCCGGCGTTTGTGGTCAGCGACTCGACGCTCGGTCCCGGTCTGGTCGTCGGCGCAATGATTATCGCCGGCGGCGTCGGAAACGTCGCAGGAGGGTGGTTCAGCGACCGAATCGGTCGGCCGCAGATCCTCGCAATCGGATTGGGTTCGAGTACCGTTTTGAGTGCTGTGTTCGGCCTGCTCGACAACTTGCCGACGGCGGTGCTCGTAGCTGTCACGCTCGTGTACGGGCTTGTTCTCGCGCTCGACAGTGCGCCGACCTCGACGCTCGTGACCGAAGTCGTCCCCGACGAGGCAGTCGGCTCGGCGCTCTCGGTCCAGTCGCTCGTGGGGTTTTCGACGACGATCGTCTCGCCTGTCGTCTTCGGGCTCGCGCTCGACCGAGGCGGCTACGCTATCGCCTTTCCGACCCTCGCCCTCGGTGCGCTCTTCGGACTGGCATTCGTCGGCATACTCTCGTGGGATGTGAGCCAGCAGAGCGATTAA
- the phnG gene encoding phosphonate C-P lyase system protein PhnG, whose protein sequence is MTSVHDRSDRFEMIALADGETLAGFADEVLAAGPDLELLQAPTPQLVMQRVIEPVENRPFNLGEVLVTVAEVDLEGARGFAMVPGKNERIALAGAIVDAAVAGGHALTAEIENALEAAVANRDEERARAWATSRETTVEFESMEDEL, encoded by the coding sequence ATGACTTCCGTACACGATCGGTCGGATCGATTCGAGATGATCGCCCTCGCTGACGGGGAGACCCTCGCTGGGTTCGCCGATGAGGTGCTGGCGGCGGGTCCGGACCTCGAGCTCTTGCAAGCGCCGACCCCACAGCTCGTGATGCAACGCGTCATCGAGCCGGTCGAGAATCGGCCGTTCAACCTCGGCGAGGTGCTCGTCACCGTCGCAGAGGTCGACCTCGAAGGCGCACGCGGGTTCGCGATGGTCCCCGGAAAAAACGAACGGATCGCACTCGCAGGGGCGATTGTCGACGCCGCCGTCGCCGGCGGTCACGCACTGACCGCGGAGATCGAGAACGCACTTGAGGCGGCTGTGGCGAACCGAGACGAGGAGCGAGCCCGCGCGTGGGCGACGAGTCGGGAGACGACCGTCGAGTTCGAGTCGATGGAGGACGAGCTATGA
- the phnH gene encoding phosphonate C-P lyase system protein PhnH, whose protein sequence is MRALGIDPVRDTQQIFRALLDAMARPGTIERTPTTPADHAVLATLVDHEVSLHTEDDAVCEAFAGAGRLVEAALPDADVVHIAGSTDGRVREAQHGSLKEPSDGATVVYRVDSIETEPTADDVAVTVSGPGVPGTRTFAIGGLPAAELEAIADAQRAFPRGIDVVLTTEDRLAALPRSIDLEVA, encoded by the coding sequence ATGAGAGCGCTCGGCATCGATCCCGTTCGGGACACCCAACAGATCTTCCGTGCGCTTCTGGACGCGATGGCGCGACCGGGAACGATCGAGCGAACGCCGACGACGCCGGCCGACCACGCCGTGCTCGCGACGCTCGTCGACCACGAAGTGAGCCTCCACACCGAGGACGACGCAGTCTGTGAAGCCTTCGCCGGTGCTGGTCGGCTCGTCGAAGCGGCCCTCCCCGATGCCGACGTCGTTCACATCGCCGGATCGACTGACGGCCGCGTCCGTGAGGCCCAGCACGGATCGCTCAAGGAGCCGAGCGACGGGGCGACCGTCGTCTACCGCGTCGACTCGATCGAGACCGAGCCCACGGCCGACGACGTGGCCGTCACGGTCTCCGGACCGGGCGTTCCCGGAACCCGAACGTTTGCGATCGGCGGCCTTCCAGCGGCGGAACTCGAGGCGATCGCCGACGCCCAGCGGGCGTTCCCCCGCGGGATCGACGTCGTGTTGACGACTGAGGATCGCCTCGCTGCGCTTCCGCGATCGATCGATCTGGAGGTGGCCTAG